The genomic interval ATGATAGMATTTTTTATTGTATAAGGAGTTTATTATTATTAATAACATAGGCTATGATATATGCTATACCGCAAGAAAAATATATCAGTATATAGGAAAACAAATAATTAATTTCGATATCACACCAGAGCAATTAATTGTATTAAAAGAACTTGCAAAAGAAGAAGGTATATCTCAAAAAGAATTATCTATAAGACTAGATAAAGACCAAAATACTGTAAAAGCTATGATAGATAAATTAGAAGTTAAATCATTTATA from Brachyspira sp. SAP_772 carries:
- a CDS encoding MarR family winged helix-turn-helix transcriptional regulator, with translation MYKEFIIINNIGYDICYTARKIYQYIGKQIINFDITPEQLIVLKELAKEEGISQKELSIRLDKDQNTVKAMIDKLEVKSFI